One window of the Mixophyes fleayi isolate aMixFle1 chromosome 6, aMixFle1.hap1, whole genome shotgun sequence genome contains the following:
- the LOC142095376 gene encoding keratin, type I cytoskeletal 14-like: MQHLNHRLASYLDKVHSLEQENSQLERNIREWYERNQPSAFPDFSGYFRTIQELQSQTSATTVENAGLVLRVENARLASDDFRNKYDMERQLTNSVEGDVNGFRILLEDLNRERCDLEVQVQNLQQELQQMKRNHEQEVNSLRAQLGARISVEVDAAPSVDLNRTLAEIREQYEGMMERNLREVETMFRQRSEELNREVASGSEQLQSVQTEVIDLRRSIQTLEIELQNQMSMKSALEGTLAETEATFGSQLAQLQSLINNVESQLTEIRSDLERQNHEYKILMDQKTHLEMEIATYKRLLDGHDIQISSCTEDSSCKKSCISQHMLMINCIFRRNSVEDRTPD; encoded by the exons ATGCAGCATTTAAATCACCGCTTAGCATCCTACTTAGATAAGGTTCACTCTCTAGAGCAAGAAAATTCCCAACTGGAGAGGAATATCCGTGAGTGGTATGAGAGAAATCAGCCAAGTGCATTCCCTGATTTCAGTGGCTACTTCAGAACCATTCAGGAGCTTCAAAGCCAG ACTTCTGCAACTACTGTGGAAAATGCCGGGCTTGTACTACGAGTAGAAAATGCACGCCTAGCTTCAGATGACTTCAGAAACAA GTATGATATGGAACGCCAACTTACTAACAGCGTTGAGGGCGATGTGAATGGTTTCCGTATACTCCTGGAAGATCTGAATCGGGAAAGATGTGACCTGGAGGTTCAAGTTCAAAATCTTCagcaagaactgcagcaaatgAAGAGGAACCATGAGCAG GAAGTAAACTCTCTGCGAGCTCAGCTCGGCGCCAGAATCAGTGTAGAAGTAGATGCTGCTCCATCTGTAGATCTGAATAGAACATTGGCTGAGATCCGAGAACAATATGAGGGCATGATGGAGAGGAACCTAAGAGAGGTGGAGACAATGTTCCGCCAAAGG AGTGAAGAACTGAATCGTGAGGTCGCATCTGGCTCTGAGCAACTGCAGTCTGTGCAAACCGAAGTCATTGATCTGAGACGCAGCATCCAAACATTGGAGATTGAGCTACAGAACCAGATGAGCATG AAATCAGCTCTGGAGGGTACTTTAGCAGAGACAGAAGCTACATTTGGGTCCCAATTGGCCCAATTACAAAGTTTAATTAACAACGTTGAGTCTCAGCTGACAGAGATCCGATCTGATCTAGAACGTCAAAATCATGAGTACAAAATCCTCATGGACCAGAAGACCCACCTGGAGATGGAGATCGCCACTTACAAACGTCTCCTGGATGGTcatgatataca GATCTCATCATGCACTGAAGACTCATCATGTAAGAAGTCATGTATATCACAGCACATGCTAATGATTAATTGTATCTTCAGGAGAAACTCTGTGGAAGACAGAACTCCAGACTGA